A DNA window from Theobroma cacao cultivar B97-61/B2 chromosome 5, Criollo_cocoa_genome_V2, whole genome shotgun sequence contains the following coding sequences:
- the LOC18598137 gene encoding cytochrome P450 76A1, translated as MEYEILGLSITLLLWVAWAMVTGRHRRLEELGQLPPGPRWWPVVGNIFQLGWAPHESFAKLARQHGPIMTLWLGSMSTVVISSNEVAREMFKNHDVVLAGRKIYEAMKGDFGHEGSLITSQYGSHWRMLRRLCTTEFFVTSRLDAMQGVRERCVDRMVQFVEGAGANGTNSVDVGRFFFLMAFNLIGNLIFSKDLLDTKSERGAKFFYHAGKVMELAGKPNVADFLPFLRCLDPQGIRRKTQFHVQRAFEIAGEFIKERMESMENGDYKGKRKDFLDVLLEFRGDGVEAPSKFSSRTVNVIVFEMFTAGTDTTTSTLEWAMAELLHNPKTMKVVQAELRSTLDPGKKLEEKDIEKLPYLKAVIKETLRLHPPLPFLVPHMAMNSCKMLGYHIPKETQVLVNVWAIGRDSTTWQEPLEFKPERFLEANTVDYKGHHFEFIPFGSGRRMCPAVPLASRLLPMALGSLLHSFDWTLADGLKPEDVDMTERMGISLRKSVPLKAVPIPHKSPVRIASD; from the exons atggagtaCGAAATTCTGGGGTTAAGTATAACCCTTTTATTATGGGTTGCATGGGCCATGGTGACAGGGCGGCACCGGCGTTTGGAAGAGCTAGGCCAGCTTCCACCAGGGCCAAGGTGGTGGCCTGTTGTTGGCAATATCTTCCAGTTAGGTTGGGCACCGCATGAATCGTTTGCTAAGTTGGCTCGTCAACATGGACCCATCATGACTCTATGGCTTGGCTCAATGAGCACCGTGGTCATCTCGTCCAACGAGGTGGCTCGTGAAATGTTCAAGAACCATGATGTGGTGCTTGCGGGGCGAAAAATTTATGAGGCAATGAAAGGAGATTTTGGCCATGAAGGGTCTCTTATTACATCTCAGTATGGTTCGCATTGGCGCATGTTAAGGCGCTTATGCACCACAGAGTTTTTCGTAACTAGCCGCCTTGATGCTATGCAGGGCGTACGAGAAAGGTGCGTAGATCGGATGGTGCAATTTGTTGAAGGTGCTGGTGCCAATGGTACTAATTCTGTTGATGTTGGgagattctttttcttgatggCTTTTAATCTAATTGGAAACCTTATCTTTTCAAAAGATTTATTGGATACTAAATCGGAAAGGGGTGCAAAGTTTTTTTACCATGCAGGGAAAGTCATGGAGTTGGCTGGTAAGCCAAATGTTGCAGATTTCTTGCCATTTCTGAGATGTCTTGACCCGCAAGGTATAAGGAGGAAAACCCAATTCCATGTCCAACGAGCTTTTGAAATTGCAGGAGAATTCATCAAAGAAAGGATGGAAAGTATGGAAAATGGAGATTataaagggaaaagaaaagacttCTTGGATGTTCTTTTGGAATTTCGTGGTGATGGTGTTGAGGCGCCATCTAAGTTTTCTTCCAGAACCGTCAATGTCATTGTTTTC GAGATGTTCACTGCAGGAACTGACACAACTACAAGCACTTTAGAGTGGGCAATGGCTGAGCTCCTACATAACCCTAAAACAATGAAAGTTGTCCAGGCTGAATTGAGGAGCACTTTAGACCCTGGTAAGAAGCTTGAAGAGAAGGACATCGAAAAGCTCCCATACCTTAAAGCAGTAATCAAAGAAACATTAAGACTTCATCCACCCCTCCCTTTCTTAGTCCCTCACATGGCCATGAACTCTTGCAAAATGTTGGGTTACCATATTCCCAAAGAAACACAAGTGTTGGTCAATGTTTGGGCCATTGGAAGAGATTCAACAACATGGCAAGAACCTCTGGAATTCAAACCAGAGAGATTCTTGGAAGCAAACACGGTGGATTACAAGGGACATCATTTTGAGTTTATACCATTCGGGTCTGGTCGTAGGATGTGTCCGGCTGTGCCTCTTGCATCTCGTCTGCTCCCAATGGCGCTAGGGTCGCTTTTACATTCCTTTGATTGGACTTTAGCTGATGGGCTAAAACCTGAAGACGTGGATATGACTGAGAGAATGGGTATATCACTAAGGAAATCTGTTCCCTTAAAGGCCGTACCAATTCCTCACAAAAGTCCTGTACGGATAGCCtctgattaa